The following proteins are encoded in a genomic region of Brachypodium distachyon strain Bd21 chromosome 1, Brachypodium_distachyon_v3.0, whole genome shotgun sequence:
- the LOC100839028 gene encoding formin-like protein 7 — protein MDEDIDSTCSTPFASAPSSPGRSPSIFIGGGGGGGGGYFFSAPASPIHHLLFSSSSAASGAANGAGYGGIGDAEFEFGGPGEHMISADELFQNGQIRPLTLSPLPDLDPGSDDDNEDDERRHGPARGRELTLRSGSVHRRARSMSPMRSTSPRLKLLNALVPPPDLASVSRSTGAPSEEAPPPVTASSRSSSSSSTSSSSSSSFARGSRRWVFLKDMLLHRSKSEPGSAHAHDRDTPAAAAKPERAWQFSPSWASRDKVVAKLRGTKPHPPPPETAAAAAAADSVGGDEPRTTRGQGRGKSRRRSTTVAAAHERLYAAPNRAQAEEMRRRTFLPYRQGVLGCLGLSSRSYGALRGFSKTLNPVFSR, from the coding sequence ATGGACGAAGACATCGACAGCACCTGCTCCACCCCCTTTGCTAGCGCGCCTTCCAGCCCCGGACGCTCCCCTTCCATCTTcatcggcggtggcggcggcggcggtggcggctatTTTTTCAgcgcgccggcgagccccATCCACCACCTGCTGTTCTCGTCCTCGTCGGCTGCCTCCGGCGCTGCGAATGGCGCGGGGTACGGTGGCATAGGCGACGCGGAGTTCGAGTTCGGCGGCCCTGGCGAGCACATGATCTCCGCCGACGAGCTCTTCCAGAACGGCCAGATCCGGCCGCTCACCCTGTCCCCGCTCCCGGATCTCGACCCCGGCAGCGACGACGACAATGAGGACGACGAGCGTCGACACGGCCCTGCGCGCGGCCGCGAGCTCACGCTGCGGAGCGGCTCCGTGCACCGCCGCGCCCGGTCCATGTCTCCGATGCGTAGCACGTCTCCGCGGCTCAAGCTGCTCAATGCGCTCGTGCCACCGCCGGATCTCGCCTCCGTGTCCCGCTCGACTGGGGCGCCGTCGGAGgaggccccgccgccggtcaccgccTCGTCACGCTcgtcctcgtcttcctcgacctcttcctcctcgtcgtcctcgttcGCCCGCGGCTCCCGGCGCTGGGTGTTCCTCAAGGACATGCTGCTCCACCGCAGCAAGAGCGAGCCCGGCAGCGCCCATGCGCACGACCGCGACACCCCCGCGGCAGCCGCCAAGCCCGAAAGGGCATGGCAGTTCTCGCCATCGTGGGCGTCGAGGGACAAGGTCGTTGCGAAGCTCCGTGGGACGAAGCCACATCCACCACCGCCAgagacagcggcggcggcggcggcggcagacaGTGTTGGCGGTGACGAACCCCGGACGACTCGGGGCCAAGGAAGGGGGAAGAGTCGGCGGCGGTCGACGACGGTAGCGGCGGCGCACGAGAGGCTGTACGCGGCGCCGAACAGGGCGCAAGCGGAGGagatgcggcggcggacgtTCCTCCCGTACCGGCAGGGCGTCCTCGGGTGCCTCGGCCTCAGTTCCCGCAGCTACGGCGCGCTCCGCGGGTTCTCCAAAACCCTCAACCCCGTCTTCTCCCGGTAA